Proteins encoded together in one Microbacterium sp. zg-Y625 window:
- a CDS encoding endo-1,4-beta-xylanase produces MQYPPFRRARAGTDRRSLRRPAGGVAAAAALALALTGLAVPAQAAETYDVEIRVTGEGQTTGAGTYAAGETVQLDAMPAAGNVWGGWTSEQLDWLRARLDSFTMPASDVVIDTSFRPQARPLKEVYDGLFQMGNIWSGPQTYEAGSPASERIERDFEVMTAENAMKPESLLPNANIDDTTGAFTFNWGEADRFVDETIARGSTVHGHVLVWHGQSPPKLNSGTTGGTRELARENMRRYIQEVLTHFSGRVPTWDVVNEAFVDGLESFDPETQNWEDFLRGGPNGGQSNWYTVYSEGADVDAGESAGDFIYDAFVFARQYGPEVNLQYNDFNMFQSAGKGRAAVTMAKDLNARYAAEYPEDPRPLIETIGMQSHNYINQTPAFACGDRTQLGGLVDEDAESWQAGACSNAASVEATIQQIIDAGLKVAISELDLMVWEAWNAEPETSNAANYRDLNDPEVRDRISRGEFTYWVDKISHRAELEEIQAQRFAEYFSVYTKYADAIDRVTFWGLNDQRSWRATHNPLLLNGDWSEKLAMWAVSDPQGWYDRDAADGDGIPIEATVPEASEPGSLSLTVADYGDGVKLDSAQNAGDRLRFTGSLPTITVTDSRNDEQASDGGWSTSGQSTSLVSGERTLTADHLGWTPKVLTPRPGVTAGAWVPTVLSNGPGLATAQRLAAATADGRYGSTQLSAGLVLDVPVGTAPGTYRGTLTVSLFPVD; encoded by the coding sequence ATGCAATATCCACCATTCCGCCGCGCTCGCGCCGGAACCGACCGCCGCAGCCTGCGGCGCCCAGCGGGCGGGGTCGCCGCGGCGGCCGCGCTGGCGCTGGCCCTGACCGGGCTGGCTGTTCCGGCTCAGGCCGCCGAGACGTATGACGTGGAGATCCGCGTGACGGGGGAGGGGCAGACCACCGGCGCCGGCACCTACGCTGCGGGCGAGACCGTGCAGCTGGACGCCATGCCGGCAGCCGGCAACGTCTGGGGCGGCTGGACCTCGGAGCAGCTGGACTGGCTCCGAGCGCGCCTGGACTCGTTCACCATGCCGGCATCCGACGTCGTCATCGACACGTCGTTCCGGCCGCAGGCGCGCCCCCTGAAGGAGGTCTACGACGGGCTGTTCCAGATGGGCAACATCTGGTCGGGACCGCAGACCTACGAGGCGGGCTCGCCGGCGTCGGAGCGGATCGAGCGCGACTTCGAGGTGATGACGGCCGAGAACGCCATGAAGCCCGAGTCGCTGCTTCCCAACGCCAACATCGACGACACCACCGGGGCGTTCACGTTCAACTGGGGTGAGGCCGACCGGTTCGTCGACGAGACCATCGCCCGCGGCTCCACCGTGCACGGGCACGTGCTGGTGTGGCACGGCCAGTCGCCGCCCAAACTGAACTCCGGCACGACCGGCGGGACGCGCGAGCTCGCCCGCGAGAACATGCGTCGCTACATCCAAGAGGTGCTCACGCACTTCAGCGGCCGCGTGCCGACCTGGGACGTCGTCAACGAGGCCTTCGTCGACGGGCTGGAATCCTTCGACCCCGAGACGCAGAACTGGGAGGACTTCCTGCGCGGGGGCCCGAACGGCGGACAGTCGAACTGGTACACGGTGTACTCCGAGGGTGCCGACGTCGACGCGGGGGAGAGCGCCGGCGACTTCATCTACGACGCGTTCGTGTTCGCGCGCCAGTACGGCCCCGAGGTCAACCTGCAGTACAACGACTTCAACATGTTCCAGTCGGCGGGCAAGGGCCGCGCGGCCGTCACGATGGCCAAAGACCTCAACGCCCGGTACGCCGCCGAGTACCCCGAGGACCCGCGGCCGCTCATCGAGACGATCGGCATGCAGTCGCACAACTACATCAACCAGACCCCGGCCTTCGCGTGCGGGGACCGCACACAGCTGGGCGGGCTCGTCGACGAGGACGCCGAGTCGTGGCAGGCGGGCGCCTGCTCGAACGCCGCGTCGGTCGAGGCGACGATCCAGCAGATCATCGATGCCGGCCTCAAGGTCGCCATCAGTGAGCTGGACCTCATGGTCTGGGAGGCGTGGAACGCCGAGCCCGAGACCTCGAACGCGGCGAACTACCGGGACCTGAACGACCCGGAGGTGCGCGACCGCATCTCGCGTGGCGAGTTCACCTACTGGGTCGACAAGATCTCGCATCGCGCCGAGCTCGAAGAGATCCAGGCGCAGCGGTTCGCGGAGTACTTCTCCGTCTACACGAAGTACGCCGACGCCATCGACCGGGTCACCTTCTGGGGCCTGAACGACCAGCGCAGCTGGCGTGCGACGCACAACCCGCTGCTGCTGAACGGCGACTGGTCGGAGAAGCTGGCGATGTGGGCGGTGTCCGACCCGCAGGGCTGGTACGACCGCGATGCGGCCGACGGCGACGGCATCCCGATCGAAGCCACCGTGCCCGAGGCCTCGGAGCCCGGGAGCCTGTCGCTCACGGTGGCCGATTACGGGGACGGGGTGAAGCTGGACTCCGCGCAGAACGCCGGCGACCGGCTGCGTTTCACCGGCTCGCTGCCGACGATCACCGTCACCGACTCCCGCAACGACGAGCAGGCGAGCGACGGCGGGTGGTCGACCTCCGGCCAGTCGACCTCCCTCGTCTCCGGTGAGCGCACGCTGACGGCCGACCACCTCGGCTGGACGCCCAAGGTGCTCACCCCGCGCCCCGGCGTCACCGCCGGCGCATGGGTCCCGACGGTGCTGAGCAACGGGCCGGGTCTGGCCACCGCGCAGCGCCTGGCCGCAGCCACGGCGGACGGTCGGTACGGGTCGACGCAGCTCAGCGCCGGCCTCGTGCTCGACGTGCCCGTCGGCACGGCGCCGGGCACCTACCGCGGCACCCTCACGGTGTCGCTGTTCCCGGTGGACTGA
- a CDS encoding DUF916 domain-containing protein: MNKTVSLLAATVLVALALAPAAGAVAATEGTDGATTWSIQPAGADGADARVSLRHTIDPGSSAQDSVTVTNFSEQPAAFNVYASDGIISDSGDFDLLPPGETPVDGGSWVSVEPVEGSTPRAEGGQVIALDAGAAVTLPVTIAVPADASPGDHPAGIVAELVQEVGDAVQMTSRVGVRVHLRVAGDVVAAITPEEVTAAWQPSWNPFAPGVVQVGYALVNDGNVRLGASTVVDVAGSFGLGAASATAETREILPGRRAVSSVELTGWPLVFGWGEVTVTPLVVGEDDIAAPTETASTTFTVWTIPWAQLALLALLVVAFFVIRRQRRRSRALMQARIDAAVAEAVASAPASASGSSPAEPEEAAGPTTAGAARGGAAD; this comes from the coding sequence GTGAACAAGACCGTGTCGCTGCTCGCCGCGACGGTTCTGGTGGCTCTCGCCCTGGCTCCCGCCGCCGGCGCCGTTGCCGCCACCGAGGGCACCGACGGCGCGACGACCTGGTCGATCCAGCCGGCGGGGGCCGACGGCGCGGACGCGCGGGTCTCGCTGCGGCACACCATCGATCCCGGCTCGAGCGCACAGGACTCCGTGACGGTGACGAACTTCAGTGAACAGCCGGCCGCGTTCAACGTCTATGCGAGCGACGGGATCATCTCGGACAGCGGCGACTTCGATCTGCTTCCCCCCGGCGAAACGCCCGTCGACGGCGGGTCATGGGTCAGCGTCGAGCCCGTCGAGGGCTCCACCCCGCGCGCCGAAGGCGGACAGGTCATCGCGCTGGATGCCGGAGCCGCCGTGACCCTTCCCGTCACCATCGCGGTCCCGGCGGATGCCTCCCCGGGCGACCACCCTGCCGGCATCGTCGCCGAGCTCGTGCAGGAAGTCGGCGACGCCGTGCAGATGACAAGCAGGGTCGGCGTGCGCGTGCACCTGCGCGTCGCGGGCGATGTCGTTGCGGCGATCACCCCCGAGGAGGTGACGGCGGCGTGGCAGCCCTCGTGGAATCCCTTCGCCCCCGGCGTGGTGCAGGTCGGATACGCGCTCGTGAACGACGGCAACGTCAGACTCGGCGCCTCGACGGTCGTCGACGTCGCGGGATCCTTCGGGCTCGGCGCCGCCAGCGCGACGGCGGAGACCCGCGAGATCCTGCCTGGCCGCCGCGCGGTGTCGAGCGTGGAACTGACGGGCTGGCCGCTCGTGTTCGGATGGGGCGAGGTCACCGTCACCCCCCTGGTGGTGGGCGAGGACGACATCGCCGCTCCCACCGAGACGGCATCCACGACCTTCACCGTCTGGACGATCCCCTGGGCGCAGCTCGCCCTCCTCGCGCTGCTCGTGGTCGCGTTCTTCGTGATCCGCCGCCAGCGGCGCCGATCGCGCGCGCTGATGCAGGCGCGCATCGACGCCGCCGTGGCCGAGGCCGTGGCATCCGCTCCCGCTTCCGCATCCGGATCCAGCCCCGCCGAACCGGAGGAGGCTGCAGGCCCCACGACCGCCGGCGCAGCGCGCGGCGGCGCCGCAGACTGA
- the xylA gene encoding xylose isomerase, with translation MPTPTRDDKFSFGLWTIGYNGADPFGGPTRPALDVVHAVEKLAELGAYGLTFHDDDLFAFGSSDAERQTQIDRLKGALDDTGLIVPMVTTNLFSAPVFKDGGFTSNDRAVRRFALRKVFRQLDLGAELGAKTFVMWGGREGAEYDSAKDIRAALERYREAVNLLGDYVTDKGYDIRFAIEPKPNEPRGDILLPTLGHALAFIDSLERPELVGLNPEVGHEQMAGLNFAAGIAQALYHGKLYHIDLNGQRGIKYDQDLVFGHGDLHNAFALVDLLENGGPGGVPAYDGPRHFDYKPSRTEDENGVWDSAAANMRTYLLLKERAAAFRADPEVQEALAASRVDELSVPTLNEGESYDDFLADRSAYEEFDPEVYFGGKGFGFVRLQQLATEHLMGAR, from the coding sequence ATGCCCACCCCCACCCGCGACGACAAGTTCTCGTTCGGCCTCTGGACGATCGGCTACAACGGCGCCGACCCCTTCGGCGGCCCCACCCGGCCCGCCCTCGACGTCGTGCACGCCGTCGAGAAGCTCGCGGAGCTCGGCGCCTACGGCCTCACGTTCCACGACGATGACCTGTTCGCCTTCGGCTCCAGCGACGCCGAGCGTCAGACGCAGATCGACCGCCTCAAGGGCGCGCTGGACGACACCGGCCTCATCGTCCCCATGGTGACGACCAACCTGTTCTCCGCCCCCGTGTTCAAGGACGGCGGCTTCACCTCCAACGACCGGGCCGTCCGCCGCTTCGCCCTCCGCAAGGTCTTCCGCCAGCTCGACCTCGGTGCGGAGCTCGGCGCGAAGACGTTCGTGATGTGGGGTGGCCGCGAAGGTGCGGAGTACGACTCCGCGAAGGACATCCGCGCCGCCCTCGAGCGCTACCGCGAGGCCGTGAACCTGCTCGGCGACTACGTCACCGACAAGGGCTACGACATCCGCTTCGCGATCGAGCCGAAGCCCAACGAGCCTCGTGGCGACATCCTGCTACCGACCCTCGGTCACGCGCTGGCCTTCATCGACTCGCTCGAGCGTCCGGAGCTCGTCGGCCTCAACCCCGAGGTCGGGCACGAGCAGATGGCCGGGCTCAACTTCGCCGCCGGCATCGCGCAGGCGCTGTACCACGGCAAGCTCTACCACATCGATCTCAACGGCCAGCGGGGCATCAAGTACGACCAGGACCTCGTGTTCGGTCACGGCGACCTGCACAACGCGTTCGCCCTCGTCGACCTGCTCGAGAACGGCGGCCCCGGCGGCGTGCCCGCCTACGACGGCCCCCGTCACTTCGACTACAAGCCGTCGCGCACCGAGGACGAGAACGGCGTGTGGGATTCGGCTGCCGCGAACATGCGCACCTACCTGCTGCTCAAGGAGCGCGCCGCGGCCTTCCGCGCCGACCCCGAGGTGCAGGAGGCGCTCGCCGCGTCGCGCGTCGACGAACTGTCGGTGCCCACGCTGAACGAGGGCGAGTCCTACGACGACTTCCTCGCCGACCGCTCCGCATACGAGGAGTTCGACCCCGAGGTGTACTTCGGCGGCAAGGGCTTCGGCTTCGTGCGGCTGCAGCAGCTGGCCACCGAGCACCTGATGGGCGCTCGCTGA
- the xylB gene encoding xylulokinase, whose translation MTLVMGVDSSTQSCKVVVTDAATGAIVREGRAAHPDGTSVDPAAWWEALQAAIADAGGLGVPGAADAVAAWAVGGQQHGMVALDADGRVIRDALLWNDTRSAGAAADLIAEFGADELARRTGLVPVASFTITKLRWLRDNEPDNAARVAAVALPHDWLTWRLRGFGPEGESPRGPVLDELVTDRSDASGTGYWNPETGDYDRELLVAALGHDAVLPRVLGPRESVTDGDGRLVGAGAGDNAAAALGAGARTGDVVVSIGTSGTVFAVTPERTVDPTGTVAGFASADGHFLPLVATMNAARVLDAIGRLLGVDHAELSRLALAAAPGAGGLTLVPYFEGERTPNLPDATASLTGMTLASTTRENLARAAVEGMLSGLAAGLDALRGLGVEPQRALLIGGGARSQAVREIAPLVFGIPVEAPEPGEYVALGAARQAAGLVTG comes from the coding sequence ATGACGCTGGTGATGGGTGTCGATTCGTCGACGCAGTCGTGCAAGGTCGTCGTGACCGACGCCGCAACCGGTGCGATCGTGCGCGAGGGGCGCGCCGCGCACCCCGACGGCACCTCGGTGGACCCGGCCGCGTGGTGGGAGGCCCTGCAGGCGGCCATCGCCGACGCCGGGGGCCTGGGCGTGCCCGGCGCCGCCGACGCCGTGGCGGCGTGGGCGGTCGGCGGCCAGCAGCACGGCATGGTCGCCCTCGACGCCGACGGGCGGGTCATCCGCGACGCGCTGCTGTGGAACGACACCCGCTCGGCGGGCGCCGCGGCCGACCTCATCGCCGAGTTCGGCGCCGACGAGCTCGCCCGGCGCACCGGCCTCGTGCCGGTGGCATCCTTCACCATCACCAAGCTGCGCTGGCTGCGCGACAACGAGCCCGACAACGCCGCCCGCGTGGCGGCCGTCGCCCTGCCGCACGACTGGCTCACGTGGCGCCTGCGCGGCTTCGGGCCCGAGGGCGAGTCGCCGCGAGGCCCGGTGCTCGACGAGCTCGTGACCGACCGCTCCGACGCCTCGGGCACCGGCTACTGGAACCCCGAGACGGGCGACTACGACCGCGAGCTGCTGGTCGCGGCGCTCGGGCACGACGCTGTGCTGCCCCGGGTGCTGGGGCCGCGCGAGAGCGTGACCGACGGCGATGGCCGCCTCGTGGGTGCGGGTGCCGGCGACAACGCCGCGGCCGCCCTGGGAGCGGGCGCGCGCACCGGCGACGTGGTCGTGTCCATCGGCACCAGTGGCACGGTGTTCGCCGTCACGCCCGAGCGCACCGTGGACCCCACCGGCACGGTGGCCGGCTTCGCCTCGGCCGACGGGCACTTCCTGCCGCTCGTCGCGACGATGAACGCCGCGCGCGTGCTCGACGCGATCGGCCGGCTGCTGGGCGTCGATCACGCCGAGCTGTCGCGACTGGCGCTGGCAGCGGCCCCGGGAGCGGGAGGACTGACCCTCGTGCCGTACTTCGAGGGCGAGCGCACCCCGAACCTCCCCGACGCCACGGCGTCGCTGACCGGCATGACGCTGGCATCCACGACGCGCGAGAACCTGGCGCGGGCCGCGGTGGAGGGCATGCTCTCGGGCCTGGCCGCGGGGCTCGATGCCCTGCGCGGGCTCGGCGTCGAGCCGCAGCGCGCGCTGCTCATCGGCGGCGGTGCGCGGTCGCAGGCGGTGCGCGAGATCGCACCGCTGGTGTTCGGCATTCCGGTGGAGGCTCCGGAGCCGGGCGAGTACGTCGCGCTCGGCGCCGCGCGGCAGGCCGCCGGGCTCGTCACCGGCTGA
- a CDS encoding GTP pyrophosphokinase has protein sequence MATPVGEQPVSFSAQQLRELRDDLQRFLLEYRFGLHEVETKISILREEFSHMHDYNPIEHVTSRVKSPDSLVAKVVRKGVEADFDSIRAHITDIAGVRITCSFRADAYRLFDLLTAQPDITVMAVKDYIAEPKPNGYKSLHAIVSVPVYLSTGAVQVPVEIQFRTIAMDFWASLEHKIYYKYDQQVPDSLLAELKDAADSASALDARMQRLHQELHGPARPPHMRAV, from the coding sequence ATGGCGACCCCGGTGGGCGAGCAGCCCGTCTCCTTCTCGGCGCAGCAGCTGCGAGAGCTGCGCGACGACCTGCAGCGGTTCCTGCTGGAGTACCGGTTCGGGCTGCACGAGGTCGAGACGAAGATCTCGATCCTGCGCGAGGAGTTCTCGCACATGCACGACTACAACCCGATCGAGCACGTCACCAGCCGTGTGAAGTCCCCCGACAGCCTGGTGGCGAAGGTCGTGCGCAAGGGCGTCGAGGCCGACTTCGACAGCATCCGTGCGCACATCACCGACATCGCCGGAGTGCGCATCACCTGCAGCTTCCGCGCCGACGCCTATCGCCTCTTCGACCTGCTCACCGCGCAGCCCGACATCACGGTGATGGCGGTCAAGGACTACATCGCCGAACCGAAGCCCAACGGCTACAAGAGTCTGCACGCCATCGTCTCGGTGCCGGTGTACCTGTCCACCGGCGCCGTGCAGGTGCCGGTGGAGATCCAGTTCCGCACGATCGCGATGGATTTCTGGGCGAGCCTCGAGCACAAGATCTACTACAAGTACGACCAGCAGGTGCCCGATTCCCTGCTGGCGGAGTTGAAGGATGCCGCAGACTCCGCCTCGGCGCTCGATGCGCGCATGCAGCGGCTGCACCAAGAGCTGCACGGCCCGGCGCGCCCGCCGCACATGCGCGCCGTCTGA
- a CDS encoding transposase — translation MAHEDLDDVAAQLYALPPAEFTAARNARAAAAEPKLAKAVRALRKPIVSAYAVDLLVQEGQLGEALDLAAALREAQDDLDAAEMTRLSRQRRALVAALSRQAVDLARDRGVSVSDAAASDVESTIDAAVRDPAAAAAVMTGRLVRPLVATGVDPVDLTDAVGGSIPGVAERPAPPRDDLAQRRARRAAEKAVREAEREASEASRRLARVEATVQKARERADHLAEREADLRADLERVRAEAATAESAVAAAETEREQAAAAARAAQRGVDTAHAALDETGARPS, via the coding sequence GTGGCGCACGAGGACCTCGACGACGTGGCGGCGCAGCTGTACGCCCTGCCGCCGGCGGAGTTCACCGCCGCCCGCAACGCGCGCGCCGCCGCCGCCGAGCCGAAGCTCGCGAAGGCGGTGCGGGCGCTGCGCAAGCCGATCGTGTCGGCGTACGCCGTCGACCTGCTCGTGCAGGAGGGGCAGCTGGGGGAGGCCCTGGATCTCGCCGCGGCGCTGCGCGAGGCGCAGGACGACCTGGATGCCGCAGAGATGACGCGGCTGAGCCGGCAGCGCCGGGCCCTCGTCGCCGCGCTGTCACGGCAGGCGGTGGACCTGGCGCGCGATCGCGGGGTCTCGGTCAGCGACGCCGCCGCCTCCGACGTCGAATCGACCATCGATGCCGCCGTGCGCGACCCGGCGGCGGCCGCTGCCGTGATGACGGGGCGTCTCGTGCGCCCACTGGTAGCGACCGGGGTGGATCCGGTGGACCTGACCGACGCCGTGGGCGGCTCGATCCCGGGCGTGGCGGAGCGTCCGGCACCTCCCCGCGACGACCTGGCCCAGCGCCGTGCGCGCCGCGCCGCCGAGAAGGCGGTGCGCGAGGCGGAGCGTGAGGCATCCGAGGCGAGCCGTCGCCTCGCCCGCGTCGAGGCGACGGTGCAGAAGGCGCGGGAGCGCGCGGATCACCTCGCGGAGCGCGAGGCGGACCTGCGTGCCGACCTCGAGCGCGTCCGCGCCGAGGCGGCCACGGCGGAGTCGGCCGTGGCCGCGGCCGAGACCGAGCGCGAGCAGGCGGCCGCCGCGGCGCGCGCCGCGCAGCGCGGTGTCGACACGGCGCACGCAGCACTCGACGAGACGGGCGCCAGGCCGTCATGA
- a CDS encoding glutaminase: MTASLHDVFADARRRLVGAPRERLGSPLTVRRLLGFARAPRITPVGDGWHLGVLLVTDDAVLATGEIVRARQEARRGYTAQSQRERAERQAAAFRGGFAEGEVVHIGWRVLDLDAVARGEASGPLALRDGVPSVRWSAAGGYRPLADYLGERIDLLRQPPQGAS, encoded by the coding sequence ATGACCGCTTCCCTCCACGACGTCTTCGCCGATGCCCGTCGCCGTCTGGTGGGCGCCCCGCGCGAACGACTGGGATCTCCCCTCACGGTGCGGCGCCTGCTCGGCTTCGCCCGCGCGCCCCGCATCACCCCGGTCGGCGACGGCTGGCACCTGGGCGTGCTGCTCGTGACCGATGACGCGGTGCTCGCCACCGGAGAGATCGTGCGTGCCCGACAGGAGGCGCGGCGCGGCTACACCGCGCAGTCCCAGCGCGAGCGGGCGGAGCGGCAGGCGGCGGCCTTCCGCGGCGGGTTCGCCGAGGGGGAGGTCGTGCACATCGGATGGCGGGTGCTCGACCTCGACGCGGTCGCGCGGGGCGAGGCATCCGGTCCGCTGGCGCTGCGCGACGGCGTGCCGAGCGTGCGCTGGAGCGCGGCAGGCGGGTACCGGCCCCTGGCGGACTATCTCGGCGAACGCATCGACCTGCTGCGGCAGCCTCCGCAGGGCGCGTCCTGA
- the glgX gene encoding glycogen debranching protein GlgX gives MHSWPGSAYPLGATFDGNGTNFALFSEGAERVELCLFGDRGKETRVELVDVDAFVWHAYLPNVQPGQRYGYRVHGPYDPASGKRFNPNKLLLDPYAKAVDGQVKWGQEVFSYPFGDPDGRNDEDSAAQMMKGVVVNPFFDWSGDRQPKTPYAESFIYEAHVKGLTQLHPDIPEDIRGTYSAIAHPVIIEHLKKLGVTAIELMPVHQFVNDSTLQDKGLSNYWGYNTISFFAPQNTYSATGQRGQQVQEFKGMVRALHAAGIEVILDVVYNHTAEGNHLGPMLSMRGIDNEAYYRLEDDDKRYYTDYTGTGNSLNVGSPHTLQMIMDSLRYWVLEMHVDGFRFDLAATLAREFYDVDRLAAFFELVQQDPVVSQVKLIAEPWDIGPGGYQVGNFPPQWTEWNGKYRDTVRDFWRGEPQALAEFASRITGSADLYEHSGRRPVASINFVTAHDGFTLRDLVSYNDKHNDANGEDGRDGESHNRSSNFGVEGPTDDPEILTARARQQRNFIATLLLSQGVPMLLHGDELGRTQQGNNNGYAQDNALTWVHWDAVDQPLVEFTSALARLRREHPAFRRRRFFNGRPVRQEEGAPIPDIVWLRPDGTRMQPDDWDSGFGRAIGMFLNGNGIRERDRRGEPIRDQHFLVLFNAGDEAVDFFIPDPEFAPHWDIMVDTAGELADSAPIDPGATVQVQGKALVVLREHSGPEQEVDHSVAASLATNTGVIDEVPAASPKDEAGR, from the coding sequence GTGCATTCATGGCCAGGCTCTGCGTATCCACTGGGCGCGACGTTCGACGGTAACGGAACGAACTTCGCGCTCTTCAGCGAAGGCGCCGAGCGCGTCGAACTCTGCCTCTTCGGCGATCGGGGCAAGGAGACGCGCGTCGAACTCGTCGACGTCGATGCCTTCGTGTGGCACGCGTATCTGCCCAACGTGCAGCCGGGCCAGCGCTACGGCTACCGCGTGCACGGGCCGTACGACCCGGCATCGGGCAAGCGCTTCAACCCGAACAAGCTGCTGCTCGATCCCTACGCCAAGGCCGTCGACGGGCAGGTGAAGTGGGGCCAGGAGGTCTTCAGCTACCCCTTCGGCGACCCGGACGGCCGCAACGACGAGGACTCCGCCGCGCAGATGATGAAGGGCGTCGTGGTCAACCCCTTCTTCGACTGGTCGGGGGACCGGCAGCCCAAGACGCCGTATGCCGAGTCGTTCATCTACGAGGCGCACGTCAAGGGGCTCACCCAGCTGCACCCCGACATCCCCGAGGACATCCGCGGCACCTACAGCGCCATTGCGCACCCGGTCATCATCGAGCACCTCAAGAAGCTCGGGGTCACGGCGATCGAGCTCATGCCGGTGCACCAGTTCGTCAACGACTCCACCCTTCAGGACAAGGGGCTGTCGAACTACTGGGGCTACAACACCATTTCGTTCTTCGCCCCGCAGAACACCTACTCCGCCACCGGTCAGCGCGGCCAGCAGGTGCAGGAGTTCAAGGGCATGGTGCGGGCCCTTCACGCGGCCGGCATCGAGGTCATCCTCGACGTCGTCTACAACCACACCGCAGAGGGCAACCACCTCGGACCCATGCTGTCGATGCGCGGCATCGACAACGAGGCCTACTACCGGCTCGAAGACGACGACAAGCGGTACTACACCGACTACACCGGCACCGGCAACAGCCTCAACGTCGGGAGCCCCCACACCCTGCAGATGATCATGGATTCGCTGCGCTACTGGGTGCTCGAGATGCACGTCGACGGGTTCCGGTTCGACCTGGCGGCGACCCTCGCCCGCGAGTTCTACGACGTCGACCGGCTGGCGGCGTTCTTCGAGCTCGTGCAGCAGGATCCGGTGGTCTCGCAGGTCAAACTCATCGCAGAGCCCTGGGACATCGGCCCCGGCGGCTACCAGGTGGGAAACTTCCCCCCGCAGTGGACGGAGTGGAACGGCAAGTACCGCGACACGGTGCGCGACTTCTGGCGCGGCGAGCCGCAGGCCCTGGCCGAGTTCGCGTCGCGCATCACCGGCTCCGCCGACCTGTACGAGCACTCCGGTCGCCGCCCGGTGGCATCCATCAACTTCGTCACCGCCCACGACGGCTTCACCCTGCGCGATCTGGTGTCGTACAACGACAAGCACAACGACGCCAACGGCGAGGACGGCCGCGACGGCGAATCGCACAACCGCTCGTCCAACTTCGGCGTCGAGGGCCCGACCGACGACCCAGAGATCCTCACGGCCCGGGCGCGTCAGCAGCGCAACTTCATCGCGACGCTGCTGCTGAGCCAAGGCGTGCCGATGCTGCTGCACGGCGACGAGCTCGGCCGCACGCAGCAGGGTAACAACAACGGCTACGCGCAGGACAACGCGCTGACGTGGGTGCACTGGGATGCCGTGGACCAGCCGCTCGTGGAGTTCACCTCCGCCCTCGCCCGGCTGCGGCGCGAGCACCCCGCCTTCCGGCGCCGTCGGTTCTTCAACGGCCGCCCGGTGCGCCAGGAAGAGGGTGCGCCCATCCCCGACATCGTCTGGCTGCGCCCCGACGGCACGCGCATGCAGCCCGACGACTGGGACTCCGGCTTCGGCCGCGCCATCGGCATGTTCCTCAACGGCAACGGCATCCGCGAGCGCGACCGGCGCGGTGAACCCATCCGCGACCAGCATTTCCTCGTGCTGTTCAACGCCGGCGACGAGGCCGTGGACTTCTTCATCCCGGACCCCGAGTTCGCCCCGCACTGGGACATCATGGTCGACACGGCCGGCGAGCTGGCGGACAGCGCTCCCATCGACCCGGGTGCCACCGTGCAGGTGCAGGGCAAGGCGCTCGTCGTGCTGCGCGAGCACTCCGGCCCCGAGCAGGAGGTCGATCACTCCGTCGCGGCGTCGCTGGCGACCAACACCGGCGTGATCGACGAGGTCCCCGCCGCCTCGCCGAAGGACGAGGCGGGCCGGTGA